A region of Kitasatospora herbaricolor DNA encodes the following proteins:
- a CDS encoding HAD-IA family hydrolase, translating to MTSQPRRGVILYGPPAAGKDTVTAALTALDAVFALFSRVKVGPGRSTGYRMGTPELLAQLRATAGAVVYENSRYDSTYVTDRPGLDAAYEAGVPVMHLGQVDGVRAVLDGYPAEWLTVLLWCPRESTAERSAGRGDTDTVARLAAWDATQADLVANAGFRFDLVVRTDVASPEQAAERIRQALAAPEQRLLMLDFDDTLIDRLAAVTAWISGYCSAHGLGPDVERRILGAMRIRADLQTFEGLCAELPVPESADQLWARYNAEFPATVRPFPGVPDALEAVRADGWQVVVVTNGGGEIQRAKLKASGIDGLVDEVCISEEAGTRKPAPAIFETAAASVGRSLVRGGWMVGDNVALDVVGGRAAGLRTVWVSHGRPWPGGAEPDYIALNVLDALDHVRGGAR from the coding sequence ATGACCAGCCAGCCGCGACGCGGGGTGATCCTGTATGGGCCGCCGGCCGCCGGGAAGGACACGGTGACGGCCGCCCTGACCGCGCTGGACGCTGTCTTCGCACTGTTCTCCAGGGTGAAGGTGGGACCGGGCCGGTCGACCGGCTATCGGATGGGGACGCCGGAACTGCTGGCGCAGTTGCGCGCCACGGCAGGTGCCGTGGTTTACGAGAACAGCAGGTACGACAGCACCTACGTGACGGATCGGCCGGGGTTGGACGCGGCGTACGAGGCCGGGGTGCCGGTGATGCACCTGGGGCAGGTCGACGGGGTGCGGGCGGTGCTGGACGGCTACCCCGCCGAATGGCTGACGGTGCTGCTCTGGTGCCCGAGGGAGTCGACGGCCGAGCGGTCGGCGGGCCGGGGGGACACGGACACCGTTGCGCGTCTGGCCGCCTGGGACGCCACGCAGGCGGACCTGGTGGCCAATGCCGGCTTCCGGTTCGACCTCGTCGTCCGCACAGACGTGGCGTCGCCCGAACAGGCCGCTGAGCGGATCCGCCAGGCACTCGCCGCACCCGAGCAGCGGCTGCTGATGCTGGACTTCGACGACACGCTGATCGACCGCCTCGCTGCGGTGACGGCGTGGATCTCGGGGTACTGCTCCGCCCACGGGCTGGGCCCGGATGTCGAGCGCCGGATCCTGGGCGCCATGCGGATCCGCGCGGATCTGCAAACGTTCGAGGGCCTGTGCGCCGAGCTGCCGGTGCCGGAGTCCGCCGATCAACTGTGGGCCCGCTACAACGCGGAGTTCCCGGCAACGGTCCGGCCCTTCCCCGGCGTGCCGGACGCGTTGGAGGCGGTCAGGGCCGACGGGTGGCAGGTTGTCGTCGTCACCAACGGCGGCGGCGAGATCCAGCGCGCCAAGTTGAAGGCGAGCGGGATCGACGGCCTGGTCGACGAGGTGTGCATCTCCGAGGAGGCCGGCACCCGCAAGCCAGCCCCTGCAATCTTCGAAACGGCTGCCGCGAGCGTGGGTCGCAGCCTCGTGCGGGGCGGTTGGATGGTGGGGGACAACGTCGCCCTGGACGTGGTCGGCGGCCGCGCGGCCGGACTGCGCACCGTCTGGGTCTCCCACGGCCGGCCGTGGCCTGGAGGTGCGGAGCCGGACTACATCGCGCTGAACGTCCTGGACGCCTTGGACCACGTCCGTGGAGGTGCCCGATGA
- a CDS encoding NAD(P)-dependent oxidoreductase — MTDRQVTVGVLHPGSMGAAVAACALANSGQVLWCPQGRSEATAARAERFGLTAVPALSDLVAQADVVLSLCPPAAAEDVAREVAGLGFTGLYVEANAISPQRAARIAQLLGGTARAVVDGAVVGSPPVGAKRPRLYLSGPVDEVGLVERIFSGTAVSTHVLGEEIGQASALKVAYTAFQKASRVLAALSYGLAREHDVDQALLDVAGQRAGSYLTETDYIGKTAARGWRWGPELEEAADTMAAAGLPDDLLRSAASTLSRWNDSKDTKMSAEQALDELLRAEAELSSRHAEPERLQDPRRPIG, encoded by the coding sequence ATGACGGATCGACAGGTCACGGTCGGTGTGCTGCATCCCGGCAGTATGGGCGCGGCCGTCGCGGCATGTGCCCTCGCGAACAGTGGCCAAGTCTTGTGGTGTCCGCAGGGGCGCAGTGAGGCGACCGCGGCCAGGGCGGAGCGGTTCGGGCTGACTGCGGTGCCGGCGCTATCCGATTTGGTGGCGCAGGCGGACGTGGTGCTCAGCCTGTGCCCGCCAGCCGCAGCGGAGGATGTCGCGCGGGAGGTAGCCGGGCTCGGCTTCACCGGTCTGTATGTGGAGGCGAATGCGATCAGCCCGCAGCGGGCGGCGCGGATCGCGCAGCTGCTCGGCGGAACGGCTCGTGCGGTGGTCGACGGCGCGGTGGTCGGTTCTCCGCCGGTCGGTGCGAAGCGGCCCCGGCTGTACCTTTCTGGGCCCGTGGACGAGGTCGGGCTGGTCGAGCGGATCTTCTCCGGCACTGCAGTATCGACCCACGTGCTGGGCGAGGAGATCGGGCAGGCCAGCGCGCTGAAGGTGGCCTACACGGCATTCCAGAAGGCATCCCGGGTGCTGGCCGCGCTGTCCTATGGCCTCGCACGGGAGCACGATGTCGACCAGGCGCTGCTCGATGTCGCCGGTCAGCGGGCCGGCTCGTACCTGACCGAGACGGACTACATCGGCAAGACCGCTGCCCGAGGGTGGCGATGGGGCCCTGAACTGGAGGAAGCCGCGGACACGATGGCCGCCGCCGGCCTCCCGGACGACTTGCTCCGCTCGGCAGCCTCCACGCTCAGCCGGTGGAACGACTCCAAGGACACCAAGATGTCGGCCGAGCAGGCGCTGGACGAACTGCTTCGCGCGGAGGCCGAGCTGTCCAGCCGACACGCGGAACCTGAACGGCTCCAGGACCCAAGGAGACCAATAGGCTGA
- a CDS encoding AAA family ATPase: MTTAEAGSMARVRLGWRPEKLREQREAHGLTLEDAGERLRLVAEQAGLKNIPAAHPQTIWQHEQGEIYPGPDYRRAYCALYRATDPQLGFRNPLPGENTAFALTPMSATNNGTHVLAVERALHRIAPGTAEADNMSLQQRIMDAWRRRHTGGDPHRPSIVLVGGFAGSGKTEFARFLTQLTGWPLLDKDPLTRSLVERLLVSLGGDPNDRHTDLYRNEVRALEYDCLMQAAYANVACGISTVLTAPFIAEMADEAWMTRLVNRCRAQGVDVSPIWVRCDAESMREYIGFRSAARDAWKLANWNDYIATVDTELRPVVPHLVVDNRMGAAISLADQARLALAEVRV; the protein is encoded by the coding sequence ATGACGACAGCGGAGGCGGGGAGCATGGCAAGGGTGCGGCTGGGATGGCGACCCGAAAAGCTGCGCGAGCAGCGGGAGGCGCACGGCTTGACACTCGAAGACGCCGGCGAGCGCCTTCGCCTGGTGGCGGAGCAAGCCGGGCTGAAGAACATTCCGGCTGCGCACCCGCAGACGATCTGGCAGCACGAGCAGGGCGAGATCTACCCTGGCCCGGACTATCGACGGGCGTACTGCGCGCTCTACCGGGCAACGGACCCGCAACTCGGATTCCGGAATCCGCTGCCGGGTGAGAACACCGCCTTTGCGCTGACGCCAATGTCCGCAACCAACAACGGCACTCACGTACTGGCTGTCGAGCGGGCGCTGCACCGGATCGCACCGGGTACGGCCGAGGCCGACAACATGTCGTTGCAGCAGCGGATTATGGACGCGTGGCGTCGGCGGCACACGGGCGGCGATCCACACCGGCCCTCGATTGTCCTGGTCGGCGGGTTCGCCGGCAGCGGAAAGACGGAGTTCGCCAGGTTCCTGACTCAGCTGACCGGTTGGCCGCTGTTGGACAAGGACCCGCTGACCCGATCGCTAGTAGAGCGTCTACTCGTCTCGCTCGGCGGCGATCCCAACGACCGACACACGGACCTGTACCGAAATGAGGTGCGGGCGTTGGAGTACGACTGCCTTATGCAGGCCGCCTACGCCAATGTGGCCTGCGGTATCTCCACTGTGCTGACCGCCCCGTTCATCGCCGAGATGGCTGATGAGGCGTGGATGACTCGGCTCGTCAACCGCTGCCGTGCCCAGGGTGTCGACGTGTCGCCGATCTGGGTGCGCTGCGACGCAGAGTCGATGCGCGAGTACATCGGCTTCCGATCGGCCGCCCGGGACGCGTGGAAGTTGGCGAACTGGAACGACTACATCGCCACCGTCGACACGGAGCTGCGGCCAGTGGTGCCGCACCTGGTGGTCGACAATCGCATGGGAGCAGCCATCTCACTAGCCGATCAGGCTCGGCTCGCTCTCGCGGAGGTGCGCGTATGA
- a CDS encoding restriction endonuclease yields the protein MRVESGSVVLAAVALIVGVSLLLAVLRWLAAHWWVPLLVLLAAAGVGAAVFCARAAQERLAQEGRRALRLALTGPGGIDQLGHDAFEYAVRDLLIRDGCRARKVGQSNDQSVDVLADDPLGRRWALQCKHKQDPVGGKAVGVGVLYSLAGTYQRVHRAQVPVVVTNGRFSRDAVKWGAEQGVLLVDRELLGRWASSGRPLWELMPRVPAPRSGHRS from the coding sequence GTGAGGGTGGAGAGCGGCTCGGTGGTCCTCGCGGCCGTCGCCTTGATCGTGGGGGTGAGCCTGCTGCTGGCGGTGCTGCGGTGGCTGGCCGCGCACTGGTGGGTGCCGCTGCTGGTGCTTCTCGCCGCGGCGGGCGTCGGCGCCGCCGTGTTCTGTGCGCGGGCGGCGCAGGAGCGGCTCGCCCAGGAGGGCCGGCGGGCGCTGCGGCTGGCGTTGACCGGTCCGGGCGGCATCGACCAGCTGGGCCACGACGCGTTCGAGTACGCGGTGCGGGACCTGCTGATCCGCGACGGCTGCCGGGCCCGGAAGGTCGGGCAGTCCAACGACCAGAGCGTGGACGTGCTGGCGGACGACCCGCTGGGCCGGCGCTGGGCCCTGCAGTGCAAGCACAAGCAGGACCCGGTCGGTGGCAAGGCCGTCGGCGTCGGCGTGCTGTACTCGCTGGCCGGCACCTACCAGCGCGTGCACCGCGCCCAGGTGCCGGTGGTGGTGACCAACGGCCGGTTCTCCCGGGACGCGGTGAAGTGGGGAGCCGAGCAGGGCGTGCTCCTGGTCGACCGCGAGCTGCTCGGCCGCTGGGCCTCCAGCGGCCGCCCGCTATGGGAGCTCATGCCCCGCGTCCCCGCGCCACGCAGCGGCCACCGCAGCTGA